The following proteins are co-located in the Enoplosus armatus isolate fEnoArm2 chromosome 8, fEnoArm2.hap1, whole genome shotgun sequence genome:
- the LOC139289522 gene encoding galactose-specific lectin nattectin-like: MASAFHFIAVLCLTSGLWIGVNVNLCCDTCRTCPSGWTQFDDHCYMYNHVQKDWADAEIACIALGRNLASIPNKDVYDFLKKTIHTATNENRRAWVGGHDTAKEGVWMWTDGTKFDFKLWGPGEPSNGGKVDNCMEMNYIGAPNDDRCTHKKFFVCGKHV; the protein is encoded by the exons ATGGcatcagcttttcatttcattgcggTCCTCTGTTTGACCAGTGGACTGTGGATTGGAGTAAATGTAA ACCTTTGCTGTGACACCTGTAGGACCTGCCCTTCTGGTTGGACTCAGTTTGACGATCACTGTTACATGTACAATCACGTTCAAAAGGACTGGGCTGATGCAGAG ATTGCCTGCATTGCCCTCGGCAGGAATCTGGCCTCGATCCCCAACAAAGACGTGTACGACTTCCTCAAAAAGACAATCCACACAGCGACTAACGAAAATAGACGAGCTTGGGTTGGAGGCCATGACACAGCAAAG GAGGGTGTGTGGATGTGGACGGATGGGACCAAGTTTGACTTCAAGCTGTGGGGTCCCGGGGAGCCCAGCAACGGTGGCAAAGTAGACAACTGCATGGAGATGAACTACATCG GTGCTCCCAATGATGACAGATGCACCCATAAGAAATTTTTTGTTTGTGGCAAGCACGTGTGA
- the LOC139289148 gene encoding galactose-specific lectin nattectin-like, protein MASALHFIAALCLTSGLWIRANAHGETQSDNCCETCPPGWTAFGHHCYMFHHSEKQWADAESFCTSLGGNLASLHTTAEYKFLRELIHRVTGSHKVTWVGGNDAAKERVWLWSDGSKFDFKGWAKREPNNSGGKENCMEINFRGKDYVNDSNCHEKRSFVCGKHL, encoded by the exons ATGGCATCAGCTCTTCATTTCATTGCGGCCCTCTGTTTGACCAGTGGACTGTGGATTAGAGCAAAT GCACATGGTGAGACACAATCAG ATAATTGCTGTGAAACTTGCCCTCCTGGTTGGACTGCATTTGGCCACCATTGTTACATGTTCCACCACAGTGAAAAGCAGTGGGCTGATGCTGAg AGTTTCTGCACTTCTCTCGGTGGGAATCTGGCTTCCCTCCATACCACAGCTGAGTACAAGTTCCTCAGAGAGTTGATTCACAGAGTGACTGGCTCACATAAAGTAACTTGGGTTGGAGGCAATGATGCAGCAAAG gaGCGTGTGTGGCTGTGGAGTGATGGTTCCAAATTTGACTTCAAAGGCTGGGCTAAACGGGAACCcaacaacagtggtggaaaagaGAACTGCATGGAGATTAACTTTAGAG GAAAAGATTATGTCAACGATAGCAATTGTCATGAGAAGAGATCTTTTGTTTGTGGCAAGCACCTGTGA